A window from Cinclus cinclus chromosome 4, bCinCin1.1, whole genome shotgun sequence encodes these proteins:
- the GRAP2 gene encoding GRB2-related adapter protein 2, which yields MEAIAKFDFTASGEDELSFQAGDMLKILSSQEEWYKAELRSHEGYVPKNFIDFHVPPWFDEKISRHEAENLLMSKGVGCFIVRASQNSHGDFSISVRHEDDVQHFKVMRDSKGSYYLWTEKFHSLNKLVDYYKTASISRQKQIFLRDNSQEEQERRGGTLERIGREGFHMGGAAGEDHSSIPKRYVENPVPILQQQQERHGGSLDRKDVMHRLRDHGQGNAGAMQRRHTDPLHQQTPRTLWVRALYDFDAMEHDELGFRSGDILEVLDSSNPSWWKGRLRGELGLFPANYVTPVLL from the exons ATGGAAGCCATAGCCAAGTTTGATTTCACTGCTTCTGGAGAAGACGAGTTGAGCTTCCAGGCTGGGGATATGTTGAAG ATTTTGAGCTCCCAGGAAGAGTGGTACAAGGCTGAGCTCAGAAGTCACGAGGGCTACGTTCCTAAGAACTTCATTGATTTCCACGTTCCCCC CTGGTTTGATGAGAAGATATCCCGCCACGAAGCAGAGAACCTTCTCATGAGCAAAGGAGTTGGCTGCTTCATCGTCCGGGCCAGTCAGAACTCTCATGGTGACTTTTCCATCTCTGTCAG GCATGAAGATGATGTGCAACACTTCAAAGTGATGAGAGATTCAAAGGGTAGCTATTACTTGTGGACAGAGAAATTCCACTCGTTAAACAAGCTGGTGGACTACTACAAGACAGCTTCCATCTCCAGGCAGAAGCAGATCTTCCTAAGGGACAACAGCCAAGAAGAACAG GAGAGGCGGGGTGGGACCCTGGAACGGATAGGTCGGGAAGGATTCCAcatgggaggagcagctggagaagatCATTCTTCTATACCCAAGAGATATGTAGAGAATCCTGTTCCCatactgcagcagcagcag GAAAGACATGGAGGGAGTCTGGACAGGAAAGACGTGATGCACAGACTAAGGGATCATGGCCAAGGAAATGCAGGAGCTATGCAACGGAGACACACAGACCCACTGCACCAGCAGACACCA CGAACGCTGTGGGTCCGTGCCTTGTACGACTTCGACGCCATGGAGCACGATGAGCTGGGCTTCCGCAGTGGAGACATCTTAGAGGTCCTGGACAGCTCCAACCCATCCTGGTGGAAAGGTCGCCTGCGTGGGGAGCTGGGTCTCTTCCCTGCCAACTATGTCACACCAGTGCTGCTGTGA